TGGCTGAGTGAAGGTATCTACAAAGACATTCTTGACGCCTTTGACTACAACCCAAGCTTAAAAATAAATATCTCTGACAGCCAACAAAGTTTTACACCATTCTTCTCTGGGCATATAAATTTCATATCGTCTGACCAACCAAATTTTTGGCATCTATATCTTCGTGAGCCAAAGTCTAATGAACTCATAACTTATGACAAATTGGTGTTTAGCAATGAAATAGCCAAAATATCAAAAGTGCTAAACGAACGAATCTCAGCAGGAAATACAAGTTTTGACGGCTTGCCGAACATCATATCTGTACCCGTAGAAAAGAAACTAAAGCTACCAAAGTTTACCCTTCCTTACTATGAGGGCTTTAACCGGTATGGCAAAAAATCTTGGCTTGGCATTTATAGAAGAGGCGAAGTGTTTGAAACATCGTTTTTGCAAGACCTTTGCAGGCTTTGCCTGAAAACCAAAATTGGAGAAATATGCCTTACGCCATGGAAGTCAATTATTATCAAAAATATTCAAGAAGAAGACCGAAACGATTGGAGTGGCCTGTTAGCGAAACATGACATAAACGTAAGACATGCGGCCAATGAACTCAACTGGCAAATAGAAGACACCTCGCCAGAAGCACTTGAGCTCAAAAACAAACTGGTAAGACACTTCAACAAAAAAGACTTAAGAACTTTCGGCATTTGCCTTGGCATAAAAACTTTCCCAAAAACCGAAGTCTACGCTTCCATTTTAGTCAAACAAAAAAAGAGCAAAGTCTTACCATTTCTAAAGCTTTATGACATCACTTACACTACAGATTATGACCCAAACGGAAGAAAAGTAGCCTTTTTTGCAAAGAACGTTTTCGGAATTGCCTTACCAGAAAAGCTCCGGAAATCTGTCTTAGAATTTAATGAGC
This sequence is a window from Arcticibacterium luteifluviistationis. Protein-coding genes within it:
- a CDS encoding rubredoxin domain-containing protein; amino-acid sequence: MTGYYTIRVNFIGGIASPGELQKILAIAAECDIKQVRFGLRQQMIMYLSYTHEKAFISKMNAAEVDFYIDDNPHPNVISSYVSEEVFQRGNWLSEGIYKDILDAFDYNPSLKINISDSQQSFTPFFSGHINFISSDQPNFWHLYLREPKSNELITYDKLVFSNEIAKISKVLNERISAGNTSFDGLPNIISVPVEKKLKLPKFTLPYYEGFNRYGKKSWLGIYRRGEVFETSFLQDLCRLCLKTKIGEICLTPWKSIIIKNIQEEDRNDWSGLLAKHDINVRHAANELNWQIEDTSPEALELKNKLVRHFNKKDLRTFGICLGIKTFPKTEVYASILVKQKKSKVLPFLKLYDITYTTDYDPNGRKVAFFAKNVFGIALPEKLRKSVLEFNEHIAYESRFKDLPKKDEEETRKEQPVLHQCSSCLTIYDPAYGDEMNDIPPGINFENLPEEYCCSVCESSKTAFILTNTEEVALA